Proteins from one Ketobacter alkanivorans genomic window:
- the murB gene encoding UDP-N-acetylmuramate dehydrogenase, with protein sequence MTLLYNHSLKPFNTLAVDVRAESFCTVTSVDELKNALKQTTSNELLVLGGGSNIVLTSDVAGLVIHNCIGGVEVLEQGPQQVVIKVGAGENWDGLVETCVQQGWYGLENLSWIPGSVGAAPIQNIGAYGVELKDCLEAVETLRLKDLSPQQFSCKECRFGYRDSVFKQEEKGRHVITAVVLRLNKTPTLKLDYGEIRNSADEWGYDVDQLTAADVRHIIIRIRTEKLPDPALAPNVGSFFKNPVVPVAVFQTIKMAEPSVVAYELPNGQVKLAAGWLIDRLGWKGKRLGQARVHDRQALVLVNEGQSSADLLTLAAKIQQQVLDRFGVELEIEPSII encoded by the coding sequence GTGACTCTTTTATATAATCATTCACTAAAGCCCTTCAATACACTGGCTGTTGATGTGCGGGCAGAATCATTCTGTACGGTAACCTCTGTTGATGAACTGAAGAATGCGCTCAAGCAAACCACGTCTAACGAGCTGCTGGTGTTAGGGGGTGGCAGCAATATTGTGCTGACTTCTGATGTGGCGGGGCTGGTAATTCACAACTGTATCGGCGGGGTGGAAGTGCTGGAGCAAGGGCCGCAGCAGGTTGTGATCAAAGTGGGGGCTGGTGAAAACTGGGATGGCCTGGTAGAAACCTGCGTGCAGCAGGGTTGGTATGGGCTTGAGAATCTGAGTTGGATCCCAGGCTCGGTCGGTGCTGCCCCGATCCAGAATATCGGGGCTTATGGTGTAGAGCTGAAAGATTGTCTGGAGGCTGTGGAAACGCTGCGTCTCAAGGATCTTTCGCCGCAGCAATTCAGTTGCAAAGAATGCCGTTTCGGTTACCGCGACAGCGTATTCAAACAAGAAGAAAAGGGGCGTCACGTTATCACCGCCGTGGTGTTGAGGCTGAACAAAACCCCCACCTTAAAGCTGGATTACGGAGAGATTCGCAACAGCGCCGATGAGTGGGGTTATGATGTCGATCAGCTTACTGCTGCCGATGTACGCCATATAATCATTCGTATTCGTACCGAAAAACTACCGGATCCAGCGTTAGCGCCTAATGTTGGAAGCTTTTTTAAAAACCCGGTGGTGCCTGTAGCGGTATTCCAGACCATTAAAATGGCTGAGCCTTCGGTGGTTGCCTATGAGCTGCCAAATGGACAGGTTAAGCTGGCGGCAGGTTGGTTGATTGATCGTTTGGGTTGGAAAGGAAAGCGGTTGGGGCAGGCCCGTGTTCATGATCGCCAGGCATTGGTGTTGGTCAATGAGGGGCAGTCGAGTGCAGATTTGTTGACGTTGGCTGCAAAGATACAACAACAGGTTTTGGATCGTTTTGGGGTCGAGCTGGAAATTGAACCCAGCATCATCTAA
- the rne gene encoding ribonuclease E, with amino-acid sequence MKRMLINATHSEELRVALVDGQRLYDLDIEHRTREQKKSNIYKGRITRIEPSLEAAFVDFGSERHGFLPLKEISREYFVKNPKDIQGRFTIKDVIKEGQEVILQVGKEERGNKGAALSTFISLAGRYLVLMPNNPRAGGISRRIDGDERAALRDVMNGLNIPQDMGVIIRTAGIGRSVAELQWDLDYLLTLWTSISEASEKRSAPFLIYQESNVIIRAVRDYLRQDIGEVLIDTKEVYEEALTFVRQVMPQYENKIKLYTDNIPLFNRYQIESQIETAFEREVKLPSGGSIVIDPTEALVSIDINSSKATKGADIEETALMTNLEAADEIARQLRLRDIGGLIVVDFIDMNANRNQREVENRMRDALEVDRARIQVGRISRFGLMELSRQRLRPSLGETSGHICPRCSGVGFIRDLHSLSLNIMRLIEEEALKENSGEIHAKVPVNVATYLLNEKRDNIVAIESRNKVRVLILPSPNLETPHYEVNRIRSDQVEGEGIASYDLIDAADELEEDLLAPGESPIHRQEEAAVQMIQPNTPAPTPIVKKDPSFFARLFAWFAQLFSSNEEQETKQVEQKRNQPNRNQRGGNRNPRGGNRNQRGGENRNQRGRNRRDNTNAEKDDNKEAANKDAAKDSANENQNQNRDQKQGRGRNQKKDQQGNRSRQPAENKQKPADGNSSNEEGQESGNARRGRRRSSNDNRRRRQSKAQAGERDQQSNQTESGNAQTDAVAPKPAQGSDKPAQAPKAEAAKPEATKSDATDSKPAAPAKAETPKAPPANGASAEAKPTAEAQANKAQQPKPAAPKADAPAAAKPAAEAPKPQEAPKPQPSKPQGNAQAETKPQQSAPQPKAEAPKPAAAPAAPAKVEAKVEAPKPAAPATPAAATPAAAKPSAPAAPAAAKPAPKPQEAEQPGQRASNDPREIRRRQQQEAAKAKAAAATEVKKDS; translated from the coding sequence ATGAAAAGAATGCTCATTAACGCAACACACTCAGAAGAGCTACGTGTTGCTCTGGTCGATGGCCAACGTTTGTATGATCTGGACATTGAACACCGCACCCGAGAACAGAAAAAGTCAAACATCTACAAGGGCCGAATCACCCGCATAGAACCCAGTCTAGAGGCCGCGTTTGTTGATTTCGGCTCTGAACGCCACGGTTTTCTGCCACTGAAAGAAATCTCCCGCGAGTATTTCGTAAAAAACCCCAAAGACATCCAAGGTCGCTTCACCATCAAGGATGTGATCAAGGAAGGTCAGGAAGTCATCCTGCAAGTAGGTAAAGAAGAGCGCGGCAACAAGGGCGCAGCCCTGTCCACCTTCATCAGCCTGGCCGGACGCTATCTGGTACTGATGCCTAACAACCCCCGTGCCGGCGGCATTTCACGTCGCATCGATGGCGATGAGCGAGCCGCTCTGCGGGACGTTATGAACGGCCTGAATATCCCTCAGGATATGGGCGTTATCATCCGCACTGCCGGTATCGGCCGCAGCGTGGCAGAACTGCAGTGGGATCTGGACTACCTGCTGACCCTGTGGACCTCCATCAGTGAGGCCTCCGAAAAGCGCTCTGCCCCATTCCTGATCTATCAGGAAAGCAACGTTATTATCCGTGCGGTGCGTGATTATCTGCGCCAGGACATCGGCGAAGTGCTGATCGACACCAAGGAAGTGTACGAAGAAGCTCTGACTTTCGTGCGTCAGGTAATGCCGCAGTACGAAAACAAGATCAAGCTGTATACCGATAATATCCCCCTGTTCAATCGTTATCAGATCGAATCCCAAATCGAAACCGCTTTCGAACGCGAAGTGAAATTGCCTTCCGGCGGCTCTATCGTGATCGATCCTACCGAAGCACTGGTGTCCATCGACATCAACTCCTCCAAGGCCACCAAAGGCGCAGATATCGAAGAAACTGCTCTGATGACCAACCTGGAAGCTGCTGACGAGATCGCCCGCCAACTGCGCCTGCGTGATATCGGTGGACTGATCGTAGTGGATTTCATCGATATGAACGCCAACCGCAACCAGCGCGAAGTGGAAAACCGCATGCGTGATGCGCTGGAAGTGGATCGTGCCCGTATTCAGGTGGGCCGCATTTCCCGCTTTGGCCTGATGGAACTATCCCGTCAACGCCTGCGACCCTCGTTAGGTGAAACCAGTGGCCATATCTGCCCCCGCTGCAGTGGCGTAGGCTTCATTCGCGACCTGCACTCATTATCTCTGAACATTATGCGCTTGATTGAAGAAGAAGCGCTGAAAGAGAACAGTGGTGAAATCCACGCTAAAGTACCTGTTAATGTGGCGACCTACCTGCTGAATGAAAAGCGCGACAATATTGTGGCCATCGAAAGCCGCAACAAAGTACGTGTATTGATTCTGCCCAGCCCGAATCTGGAAACTCCACATTATGAAGTCAACCGTATCCGCAGTGATCAGGTAGAGGGTGAAGGCATTGCCAGCTATGACCTGATTGATGCCGCTGATGAGCTTGAAGAGGATCTGTTGGCTCCGGGTGAAAGCCCCATTCACCGCCAGGAAGAAGCAGCGGTGCAAATGATTCAGCCCAACACCCCTGCGCCAACACCCATAGTGAAAAAAGATCCAAGCTTTTTCGCTCGCCTGTTCGCATGGTTCGCCCAGCTGTTCAGCAGCAATGAAGAGCAGGAAACCAAACAGGTAGAACAGAAACGTAACCAGCCAAATCGCAACCAGCGTGGCGGAAACCGTAATCCGCGTGGTGGCAACCGCAACCAGCGTGGCGGTGAAAATCGCAACCAGCGTGGCCGTAACCGCCGCGACAATACCAACGCGGAAAAGGACGATAATAAAGAAGCTGCAAATAAGGATGCCGCTAAGGATTCGGCCAACGAAAACCAAAACCAGAACCGCGATCAGAAGCAGGGACGGGGCCGCAACCAGAAGAAAGATCAGCAAGGCAACCGTAGCAGACAGCCAGCCGAGAACAAGCAAAAGCCTGCTGACGGCAACAGTAGCAATGAGGAAGGCCAGGAGTCGGGGAACGCCCGTCGCGGCCGTCGTCGCAGCTCCAATGACAATCGCCGTCGCCGTCAGAGCAAAGCGCAAGCCGGTGAGCGCGATCAGCAGTCTAATCAAACCGAGTCTGGTAATGCTCAAACTGACGCTGTAGCCCCGAAGCCTGCCCAAGGCTCAGACAAACCTGCGCAAGCGCCGAAAGCTGAAGCAGCAAAACCTGAGGCTACCAAGTCGGACGCAACTGACTCCAAGCCAGCGGCTCCTGCTAAAGCCGAAACGCCAAAAGCTCCACCGGCCAATGGCGCATCAGCTGAAGCCAAACCAACGGCAGAAGCCCAGGCAAACAAAGCTCAGCAGCCGAAACCGGCAGCACCCAAAGCCGACGCTCCGGCTGCTGCGAAACCTGCTGCAGAAGCGCCTAAACCACAAGAGGCTCCAAAACCTCAGCCCAGTAAACCGCAGGGTAATGCGCAAGCAGAAACCAAGCCCCAGCAGTCAGCGCCACAGCCAAAAGCCGAAGCGCCTAAACCTGCTGCCGCGCCAGCTGCGCCTGCCAAGGTTGAAGCCAAAGTAGAAGCCCCAAAACCGGCGGCACCTGCTACTCCGGCAGCAGCTACTCCGGCAGCAGCAAAGCCAAGTGCTCCAGCGGCTCCGGCAGCAGCCAAACCTGCTCCCAAGCCACAGGAAGCAGAACAGCCCGGGCAGCGTGCTTCTAACGATCCGCGGGAAATACGCCGTCGCCAGCAGCAAGAGGCCGCCAAAGCCAAAGCCGCCGCCGCGACAGAAGTAAAGAAAGACAGCTAA
- the rluC gene encoding 23S rRNA pseudouridine(955/2504/2580) synthase RluC, protein MSSNDNRTAVAMVTVTEDQHGQRLDNFLMSRLKGVPKSAIYRMIRKGEVRVNKGRIKPEHKLQDGDVVRVPPAHTKPASEESLFVGDNLKSQLEAAILYEDDGLIVINKPSGLAVHGGSGVSLGVIEALRLMRPSQRFLELVHRLDRDTSGCLMVAKKRSVLKKLHEDLRDGNNLQKTYIALLWGRWNGLEHRIEAPLRKFHLPSGERVVRVSTDGKQSLTLFRQMELYDNATLVEAKPITGRTHQIRVHAQHAGHAIAGDEKYLHREQAAYFVDKGLKRLFLHAAKLELVDTEGQRRVFEAPLPKELKNVLSRL, encoded by the coding sequence ATGAGCAGCAATGATAACCGCACTGCGGTGGCCATGGTCACTGTAACCGAAGACCAGCACGGCCAACGGCTCGACAACTTTCTGATGTCGCGCCTGAAAGGTGTACCAAAATCAGCCATTTATCGCATGATTCGTAAGGGCGAGGTGAGGGTAAACAAGGGCCGAATCAAGCCTGAGCATAAGCTCCAGGACGGTGATGTGGTGAGGGTGCCCCCCGCACATACCAAACCCGCTTCGGAAGAATCCCTGTTTGTGGGAGATAATCTGAAAAGTCAGCTGGAAGCCGCCATTTTGTACGAAGATGATGGTTTGATTGTGATTAACAAGCCCAGCGGGTTGGCCGTTCACGGTGGCAGCGGCGTCAGTCTTGGCGTGATTGAGGCCCTGCGGTTGATGCGTCCAAGTCAACGCTTTCTGGAGCTGGTTCACCGTCTGGACAGGGACACCTCTGGCTGCCTTATGGTGGCCAAAAAGCGTAGCGTTCTGAAAAAGCTGCATGAAGATCTGCGTGATGGCAACAACTTGCAGAAAACATACATAGCCCTGCTTTGGGGGCGCTGGAATGGCCTTGAGCATCGCATCGAGGCCCCGCTACGGAAATTTCATCTGCCTTCCGGTGAAAGGGTGGTTCGGGTGTCTACCGACGGTAAGCAATCCTTGACGCTGTTTCGCCAGATGGAGCTTTACGATAATGCCACCCTGGTAGAGGCAAAGCCGATTACCGGGCGAACCCACCAGATCAGGGTGCATGCTCAGCATGCCGGTCATGCCATTGCCGGGGATGAAAAATACCTGCATCGGGAACAAGCCGCCTATTTTGTGGACAAAGGACTCAAGCGGTTGTTCCTGCATGCCGCCAAGTTGGAGTTAGTAGACACTGAGGGGCAAAGGCGGGTGTTCGAGGCTCCATTACCAAAAGAGTTAAAAAACGTTCTCAGCAGGTTGTAG
- a CDS encoding HAD family hydrolase, whose amino-acid sequence MSEYKLIVFDWDGTLMNSLSRIAACMQAAASDVGIEPATDEQVQDIVGLALELAILRLHPVLDGTQVQLMRERYSHHYVVAESTPSPFYEGIPGMLGSLSERGVLMSVATGKSRKGLSRVFNAHGVGALFHSSRCADETRSKPEPHMLLEILDFHGLQPHEAVMVGDTEFDLEMASRAGVDSVGVTWGAHDIKRLQRHNPKVCVGSVNDLSTWLHQAV is encoded by the coding sequence ATGTCTGAATATAAACTGATCGTATTCGATTGGGATGGAACCCTGATGAACTCGCTTTCCCGTATTGCAGCCTGCATGCAGGCTGCAGCAAGTGATGTTGGAATCGAGCCGGCCACTGACGAGCAAGTCCAGGATATTGTGGGTCTGGCCCTGGAGCTGGCGATTTTGCGCCTTCACCCGGTGTTGGATGGTACCCAAGTGCAGCTCATGCGGGAGCGATACTCCCATCATTATGTGGTGGCAGAATCCACCCCCAGCCCCTTTTATGAGGGCATACCCGGCATGTTGGGCAGCCTCAGTGAGCGCGGTGTGCTGATGAGTGTGGCAACCGGTAAAAGCCGTAAGGGTTTGTCTCGGGTCTTTAATGCTCATGGTGTTGGCGCGCTGTTCCACAGCTCCCGTTGCGCCGATGAGACCCGGTCTAAGCCAGAGCCGCACATGTTGTTGGAAATTCTGGATTTTCACGGTTTACAGCCCCACGAGGCAGTGATGGTAGGCGATACCGAGTTTGATCTGGAGATGGCCAGTCGCGCCGGGGTGGACTCCGTTGGCGTTACCTGGGGTGCTCATGATATAAAGCGGCTCCAGCGCCATAATCCGAAAGTCTGTGTGGGCAGCGTTAACGACCTCTCCACCTGGTTGCACCAAGCAGTTTAA
- a CDS encoding S49 family peptidase yields MSENQNTNNGNYQRSGNDRGRFNRPRSNKEWKLIEKMVTSSQDEHRKARRWGIFFKSLTFVYLFVMLMVFSPGMWGSSGVSANKPHTALVDLKGAIMDDSEASADRLVSGLREAFEAEHSKGIIIRVNSPGGSPVQSGLVYREVQRLKQQYPEKKVYAVITDIGASGAYYISASADEIYADPASLVGSIGVVSDGFGFVGVMDKVGVERRVYTSGTNKAMLDPFSPEDPKQKEFFASILTDVHQQFIDAVKEGRGDRIKDDEIVFSGLFWSGRQALELGLVDGLASPGQVAREIVGEEDIVDYTPRVSPFDAFTGRLGVAMADHVMASLGIGTITLK; encoded by the coding sequence ATGAGCGAGAATCAGAATACCAATAACGGAAACTACCAGCGCAGTGGTAATGATCGCGGGCGTTTTAATCGGCCGCGCTCGAACAAAGAGTGGAAGTTGATCGAGAAGATGGTGACGTCTTCTCAGGATGAGCATCGTAAAGCCCGTCGCTGGGGGATTTTCTTTAAATCACTCACCTTTGTTTATTTGTTTGTGATGCTGATGGTGTTCAGCCCCGGCATGTGGGGTTCATCCGGTGTCAGCGCAAATAAACCGCATACTGCCCTGGTGGATTTGAAAGGGGCGATTATGGATGATTCAGAAGCCAGTGCGGATAGGCTGGTGTCGGGCTTGCGTGAAGCCTTCGAGGCGGAGCACTCCAAAGGTATTATCATTCGGGTGAACAGCCCCGGTGGCAGCCCGGTACAGTCCGGTTTGGTGTATCGGGAAGTGCAGCGATTGAAACAACAGTACCCAGAAAAGAAAGTGTATGCGGTGATTACCGATATTGGCGCGTCTGGTGCCTATTACATTTCTGCCTCTGCTGATGAAATATACGCCGATCCTGCCAGCCTTGTGGGCTCCATTGGTGTGGTCAGCGATGGTTTTGGGTTTGTGGGGGTCATGGATAAAGTTGGGGTAGAGCGCAGGGTTTACACATCAGGCACCAATAAGGCAATGCTCGACCCGTTCTCGCCAGAGGATCCTAAGCAGAAAGAGTTTTTTGCTTCCATTCTGACGGACGTGCATCAGCAGTTCATTGATGCAGTCAAAGAAGGCCGTGGCGATCGTATCAAGGATGACGAAATCGTGTTCTCCGGTTTGTTCTGGTCCGGGCGACAGGCTTTGGAATTGGGTTTGGTGGATGGTCTTGCCAGTCCTGGCCAAGTAGCTCGTGAAATTGTCGGTGAAGAAGATATCGTTGATTACACCCCCCGTGTTAGTCCGTTTGACGCGTTTACAGGGCGCTTGGGTGTAGCGATGGCAGACCATGTTATGGCTTCATTGGGTATTGGTACCATCACGCTTAAGTAG
- a CDS encoding TetR/AcrR family transcriptional regulator, whose protein sequence is MADDIQINKPRRRNTKEKIIDEAEALAALHGIEHLKLQDVADKIGIKLPSVYAHFSGREDILAAMGSRISKGITQLYVAKPGEAPIETLKRGAQEMLIFLGDRPAYFRLMLRDQSVPLGYDPLNHRAAVNQNFSLPSEINDMHNRVQSLIDRCCGAENKIGAADFTASVHGFMLIRLSWLPTRNDEEGNVYVEYHSMQSTVDTIINRLLNIN, encoded by the coding sequence ATGGCCGATGATATTCAGATTAACAAACCAAGACGTAGAAATACCAAAGAGAAAATAATCGACGAAGCCGAAGCATTGGCTGCGTTGCATGGTATTGAACATTTAAAACTGCAGGACGTTGCGGACAAGATTGGCATTAAGCTGCCGTCTGTGTATGCGCACTTCAGCGGCAGAGAAGACATCCTTGCCGCAATGGGCAGCCGCATCAGTAAGGGCATTACGCAACTCTATGTCGCCAAGCCTGGCGAAGCCCCCATTGAAACGTTAAAACGCGGCGCTCAAGAGATGCTTATATTTCTTGGCGATCGTCCTGCCTACTTCCGCCTGATGCTACGTGATCAGTCCGTACCGCTGGGATACGATCCGTTGAATCATCGTGCGGCAGTCAATCAAAATTTCAGCCTGCCTTCTGAAATAAATGATATGCACAACCGAGTGCAGAGCTTGATTGATCGATGCTGCGGCGCGGAAAACAAAATCGGTGCCGCTGACTTTACCGCGAGCGTGCATGGTTTCATGCTGATTCGATTAAGTTGGCTCCCCACCCGCAATGACGAGGAAGGCAACGTTTACGTTGAATACCATTCCATGCAGTCGACGGTAGACACTATCATCAATCGGTTACTGAATATAAACTGA
- a CDS encoding Maf family protein has protein sequence MQQIVLGSSSPFRKELLQKLIPDFTTCSPDIDETPLADESPTDLVQRLALKKAAAVAQQFPEALIIASDQVSVLQGNINGKPGNFENAFTQLKSSSGNTVTFLTSLCLYDAKTGQNQLVVEPFHVHFRDLNDGEITRYLEKETPFNCAGSFKSEGLGITLFQKLEGNDPNALIGLPLIKLAEMFRNLGIQIP, from the coding sequence GTGCAACAGATCGTTTTGGGTTCCAGCTCCCCTTTTCGCAAAGAGCTGCTGCAAAAACTGATACCGGACTTCACCACCTGCTCCCCGGATATCGACGAAACCCCCCTTGCCGACGAATCCCCAACTGATCTGGTGCAAAGGCTAGCCCTGAAAAAGGCCGCAGCGGTCGCACAGCAGTTCCCCGAGGCGCTGATTATTGCCAGCGACCAAGTCTCCGTTTTGCAGGGCAACATCAACGGTAAACCGGGCAATTTTGAGAACGCATTTACCCAACTCAAATCCAGTAGCGGAAACACCGTCACGTTTTTAACCAGCCTTTGTCTTTATGATGCGAAGACTGGCCAAAACCAGTTAGTGGTTGAACCGTTTCACGTGCATTTTCGCGATCTGAATGATGGCGAAATCACACGATATCTGGAAAAAGAGACGCCTTTTAACTGCGCAGGCAGTTTTAAATCAGAAGGACTGGGCATTACCTTGTTCCAAAAATTGGAGGGTAACGACCCTAACGCATTGATTGGCTTACCCCTAATAAAATTAGCTGAAATGTTCAGAAATTTAGGTATACAAATTCCGTAA
- a CDS encoding YceD family protein, whose translation MFEHPLPITIKPVKLARQEGKLTGFMPLKQLTTLAADCVSDEGRVEADLALRMERARPEIHGKASASVKLVCQRCLEPVDVKVDVSIDLGFVQTEEQISELPGSLEPFMLEEEEITLASLLEQELILALPIVAYHDACEPFPYAGKEEAEAAAVEEKPNPFAVLEQLKGSLKKSDK comes from the coding sequence ATGTTTGAGCACCCACTGCCTATAACCATTAAACCAGTCAAACTTGCGCGTCAGGAAGGCAAGCTTACTGGCTTTATGCCGTTAAAGCAGCTTACCACCCTGGCTGCTGACTGCGTGTCGGACGAAGGCCGAGTTGAAGCTGATCTGGCATTACGAATGGAGCGGGCACGGCCTGAGATTCATGGTAAGGCCAGCGCTTCCGTAAAACTGGTCTGTCAGCGTTGTCTGGAGCCGGTGGATGTAAAGGTCGATGTCAGTATTGATCTGGGGTTTGTTCAAACCGAAGAGCAGATCAGCGAGCTGCCTGGAAGCCTCGAGCCGTTTATGCTTGAGGAAGAGGAAATTACGCTGGCCAGCTTGCTTGAGCAAGAGTTAATACTGGCGTTGCCCATAGTGGCCTATCATGATGCTTGCGAACCATTTCCTTACGCGGGCAAAGAAGAGGCAGAAGCAGCGGCAGTGGAAGAAAAACCCAACCCTTTTGCTGTTCTTGAGCAGTTGAAGGGTAGTTTGAAGAAATCCGATAAATAG
- the rpmF gene encoding 50S ribosomal protein L32, translating into MAVQQNRKTRSKRGMRRSHDSLPGSTLSEDVTTGETHRRHHVTPDGFYRGRQVIASKDEE; encoded by the coding sequence ATGGCAGTTCAGCAGAACCGTAAAACCCGATCCAAGCGTGGCATGCGCCGTTCTCACGACAGCCTGCCCGGTAGCACTCTGTCTGAAGACGTAACCACCGGCGAGACCCATCGTCGTCACCACGTAACTCCAGATGGTTTCTACCGTGGTCGTCAGGTTATCGCTAGTAAAGACGAAGAGTAA